TACGCTCTCGCTAACCTCGCTCCCCCTGCTGCCACTCTTTAAATCGAGCCAACCAAGTCATCCACTGGCAGCGCAAGCACTTGAGATTGTCCAAAACTTTGATGGGGATATGAAGGTCAACAGTCCTGGTGCACTCCTGTTTAATGCATGGGCAGATCATCTCACTCGGAATCTATTCTCAAGATTGAGTTATTTGTTTACTGAGAATTATGGCAACCGAAATTACCGTGGCGCACTAATTGCGCAACTCCAAAATCCGAATAGCCCTTGGTGTGATGATCCAAAAACACCCGCGGTAGAAACTTGTCTTGAGTCTTCCAATAAAGCGTTTGATGTAGCTTTGGAATATCTCGCCAAAGAATATGGCAACGACCCTAAGAAGTGGTCCTGGGGTCAAGCACATACAGCCACTTCAGAACATCGACCGTTCAGCAAGGTTCCCTTGCTTGGCAAACTATTTAACATCACGACGCCTTTTCCTGGTGATAGCAATACCGTGAACGTTGGCCGATTAGAACTACTGCGCTCTAGCAATCCTTATGAAACGATACAGGCCCCAAGCATGCGCGCGGTTTATGACTTTGCTGATCTTGAAAAATCGATCTTTATTTACCAAACAGGCCAATCTGGCTGGGTGCAGAGCACGCTGTATCGCAATATGAATTCGCTTTGGGCAACAAACCAATATCTCCCGCTACAAATGAAGCCCGAGAATACCAAGCGTCAACTCGAGTTAAACAACCGATAAAAGCCCCACCAACGCCTTTTTCAGGCGCTAAAATAAGGTGTTCGATTCAAATCGTCGCCATTTAAGGATTCTGCAATGAAAAAATGAAGCTTTCACTTCTCTCTATCGCATCACTTTTACTCACCTTTACCAATCTAGCTCACGCTGAATGGAAAGAGCTGGGATCAAATGAAGTCATGGTTGTCTATGTAGATCTAGAGACCATCAGCACTTATGGTGAATTGACCCAAATTGTTTCAATGTTGGATTTGAAAAAACCCGGCGTTAATCCCACTAACAAAAGGACTGTCGGCTCCATCATTGGATTAAATGAATACAACTGCCCCGAGGTTAGCTACCGCCCAATCGCTTTTAAAGAATTCTCTGGTAGCAAAAGTAAAGGTGCAGTGGTATCTGATGTGAGAACACCGGATAGCAAATTTGAACCAGTCGTTAGTGAATCATGGGCGGCCGGAGTATTTAATGTTCTCTGCAAGATTAAAAAATAAATATTCATTAAGCCCGGTGAAGTACTGGGCTTATGTATTGGCTTTTTTAAGCCTCATGAATTTGCAAGCTTGTGTTGCGCCAATTGCAGCAATCGGCGCAAGCGGCAGTGCCGTAGCAAGCTCTGCTGGAGCTACGGTTGCAACTGCAGCAGCGGCCAACCCAATGACAGCGACCAGTCTTGCCTCTACTGCTACCACGGGTAAGTCCCCTTTAGAACAACATGCCGCCTCAGCAGCCACTAAGAAAGAATGCAGCTTTTTTAACGTCGTCGATTCAAAGCCCATCTGTATTGACGTTGTACTTCCCCCAGTAACCGACAAAAGCACGCCACTGCTTGGCCCAAACGACCTGCCGACAGAGACCCGCTAGGCAATAGACTAGAACAGTCTAAAATCAGGGTTTACTCGCATTTTTGATGAATTAAGTCATGACAACTGAAAATTATTACCTCACGCTCACCTGCCCTAATAAGCCAGGCATTGTTGCCGCAGTATCAACCTACATCTTCGAGGCAGGCGGCGACATTGAAGAGGCTCAGCAATTTGATGACAAAGCATCAAAGCGTTTCATTATGCGTGTGAGTTTTAGCTGCCCTTCCGATGCTAATAATGCACTAAAGGCTGGATTTTTAGAAATCGCTAAGCGTTTCGAGTTGACTTGGGAATTACGCGCCGTTAAAGATCTCAAGCGCGTACTCATCATGGCATCCAAACTAGATCATTGCTTAGTAGATTTACTCTACCGCTGGCGCATCGGTGAATTGCCGATGATCATTTGCGGCATTGTTTCCAATCACCCGCGCGACGTATATGCCAGCATCGATTTTGCCGACATTCCCTTTTATCATCTGCCAGTAACTGCTGAGACAAAGCCTGCTCAAGAAGCAAGACTCTTAGAAATTATTGCTGACTCTAAAGTAGACATGGTGATTTTGGCTCGCTATATGCAAATCTTGTCTGATGAACTCTCTACCAAGCTTTCTGGTCGCTGCATCAACGTTCACCATTCCTTCCTGCCAAGCTTTAAGGGTGCAAAGCCTTACCACCAGGCCCATGCGCGCGGCATTAAGTTGATTGGCGCAACCGCACACTTTGTCACCAGCGATTTAGATGAAGGTCCGATCATTGAGCAAGACGTGACCCGCGTTACTCATGGCGATACTCCAGAAGATCTCGTGCGCAAAGGTAGAGACCTTGAGCGCACAGTACTCTCCAGAGCATTGCGCTACTACCTACATGATCGCGTGTTGATTAACGGCGCCACCTCAGTAGTCTTTTCAGACTAATACTCCTAAGGCCTTACTCCTGGAGATTCCATGAGGAGGCCTTTAGCACGCCACATCAGGAACAGTTCTAGCTGAGC
Above is a window of Polynucleobacter necessarius DNA encoding:
- a CDS encoding penicillin acylase family protein, with the translated sequence MQNVVMADSDGNIAYQAAGVAPKRLLHHGLYGVAPGWEKQNDWNGYVPFDHLPASNNPEQGWIATANQRIISSNDPNPLTGDRDLSARYDRISDLIKSRNSHDLEYMKTMQGDTLSLTSLPLLPLFKSSQPSHPLAAQALEIVQNFDGDMKVNSPGALLFNAWADHLTRNLFSRLSYLFTENYGNRNYRGALIAQLQNPNSPWCDDPKTPAVETCLESSNKAFDVALEYLAKEYGNDPKKWSWGQAHTATSEHRPFSKVPLLGKLFNITTPFPGDSNTVNVGRLELLRSSNPYETIQAPSMRAVYDFADLEKSIFIYQTGQSGWVQSTLYRNMNSLWATNQYLPLQMKPENTKRQLELNNR
- the purU gene encoding formyltetrahydrofolate deformylase — protein: MTTENYYLTLTCPNKPGIVAAVSTYIFEAGGDIEEAQQFDDKASKRFIMRVSFSCPSDANNALKAGFLEIAKRFELTWELRAVKDLKRVLIMASKLDHCLVDLLYRWRIGELPMIICGIVSNHPRDVYASIDFADIPFYHLPVTAETKPAQEARLLEIIADSKVDMVILARYMQILSDELSTKLSGRCINVHHSFLPSFKGAKPYHQAHARGIKLIGATAHFVTSDLDEGPIIEQDVTRVTHGDTPEDLVRKGRDLERTVLSRALRYYLHDRVLINGATSVVFSD
- a CDS encoding surface-adhesin E family protein, translated to MKLSLLSIASLLLTFTNLAHAEWKELGSNEVMVVYVDLETISTYGELTQIVSMLDLKKPGVNPTNKRTVGSIIGLNEYNCPEVSYRPIAFKEFSGSKSKGAVVSDVRTPDSKFEPVVSESWAAGVFNVLCKIKK